One stretch of Candidatus Bathyarchaeia archaeon DNA includes these proteins:
- a CDS encoding asparagine synthase C-terminal domain-containing protein — protein sequence MALDQNEYAKFLPEVKPLINKVVQNNMGDSMLFSAGTDTSIIAYEAVKYKPDLPCLTLAFKHGNPKDTQYVAKMVDFLKLKQETHVFDREEVLQFYPKVVEALKKFDPMEIRNSLPVYIGLTLLKPKGYKAVFTGDALDELFGYPWQFHLTQEEFAKKQEEMWAEMGFSSIPMAESLGMSIKAPYLDPAFMEWAKKLPIKVKINLGENGERYSKWILRKAYEDVLPKEVVWRPKAPLEQGTGTEILRTHFNDMITDAEFAEKKKQILEADEVEIQDKEQLLYYEHFRKVFGKPKDIFTKGSVECPKCHSRMDTKIQFCKICGAYPI from the coding sequence ATGGCACTTGACCAAAATGAATACGCGAAGTTTTTGCCCGAAGTTAAACCCTTGATAAACAAAGTCGTACAAAACAACATGGGCGACTCAATGCTCTTCTCCGCAGGAACCGACACCTCCATCATAGCTTATGAAGCCGTCAAGTACAAACCAGACCTCCCATGCCTAACCCTCGCCTTCAAACACGGAAACCCCAAAGACACCCAATACGTCGCAAAAATGGTTGACTTCCTCAAACTCAAACAAGAAACCCATGTCTTTGACCGCGAAGAAGTCCTCCAATTCTACCCCAAAGTTGTGGAAGCCCTCAAAAAATTTGACCCCATGGAAATCCGCAACAGCCTCCCAGTCTACATCGGCTTAACCCTGCTCAAACCAAAAGGCTACAAAGCCGTGTTCACCGGCGACGCATTGGATGAACTCTTCGGCTACCCTTGGCAATTTCACCTAACCCAAGAAGAATTCGCCAAAAAACAAGAAGAAATGTGGGCAGAAATGGGTTTCTCTAGCATACCCATGGCGGAGTCGCTGGGCATGAGCATCAAAGCACCATACCTTGACCCTGCATTCATGGAGTGGGCAAAGAAGCTACCCATTAAAGTGAAGATAAACTTGGGTGAAAACGGCGAACGCTACAGCAAATGGATACTGCGCAAAGCCTACGAAGATGTGCTGCCTAAAGAGGTTGTTTGGCGACCTAAAGCTCCCTTGGAGCAGGGCACCGGCACCGAAATTCTGCGGACCCACTTCAACGACATGATAACCGACGCAGAGTTTGCTGAGAAGAAGAAGCAAATTCTTGAAGCCGACGAAGTTGAAATCCAAGACAAAGAGCAGCTGCTTTACTATGAGCACTTCCGCAAGGTATTCGGCAAGCCCAAGGACATCTTCACTAAAGGTTCAGTAGAATGCCCCAAATGCCACAGCCGCATGGACACAAAAATCCAGTTCTGCAAAATCTGCGGAGCCTACCCAATCTAA
- a CDS encoding PQQ-binding-like beta-propeller repeat protein, whose product MFRHDPAYTGFSSSSVNATPTVLWNSSSSGAPVIADGYLATGGGTVTCRNASNGEQLWRQRVHNPAGNVAIYNGYVYTSSGAFNVSTGEMKLNYTNNFGFATPNIVEDVIYFGSYLRGGVFALNATTGAYLWNFTSGLVYSSPAVSQGLVYFNSVEGILYALNASTGEQLWTYRGLSGYESSSPSISDGYVYIGTTYGSNGKVICLDAMSGTEIWTASIPAGMSSPAVAYGCVYIVSNSTVYALNASTGDLLWNATGGGGQSPAVAGGTVYVSCSYNVYALNASTGAKIWNYTFPKQANSISTYPAIANGTIYVDTGYSLYAFGSPPSSPTSTPSPSPTIPELSQFSGIVLAAVVFMTMLFSVWKKQLRTVNNSNCNEESSIQKCC is encoded by the coding sequence ATGTTTCGCCATGACCCTGCGTACACAGGCTTCTCATCAAGTTCAGTAAATGCAACTCCAACTGTACTGTGGAATTCATCAAGTAGCGGTGCCCCCGTTATCGCTGACGGTTATTTAGCCACAGGCGGCGGAACTGTTACTTGTAGGAATGCTTCAAACGGAGAACAGTTGTGGCGGCAACGCGTGCACAATCCAGCTGGGAACGTAGCTATCTATAATGGCTATGTATACACATCATCTGGTGCCTTCAACGTTTCAACAGGGGAAATGAAGTTAAACTACACAAATAATTTTGGCTTTGCAACACCTAACATTGTTGAAGATGTCATATACTTTGGGTCCTACCTTCGAGGTGGCGTTTTTGCTTTAAACGCTACAACTGGCGCGTACCTATGGAATTTCACTTCAGGTCTAGTGTATTCTTCTCCTGCAGTTTCCCAAGGACTCGTCTATTTTAATTCTGTTGAGGGTATTCTTTATGCTTTAAATGCTTCGACGGGAGAACAACTATGGACCTACAGGGGGTTGAGTGGTTATGAATCTTCCTCACCATCCATCTCAGATGGGTATGTCTATATAGGCACGACTTATGGTTCCAATGGGAAAGTTATATGTTTGGATGCTATGAGTGGAACTGAAATCTGGACAGCCTCCATTCCTGCTGGAATGTCCTCCCCCGCAGTTGCCTATGGTTGCGTCTATATAGTATCAAATAGTACTGTTTATGCCCTTAACGCCTCCACCGGAGACCTACTGTGGAATGCAACCGGCGGCGGGGGGCAATCCCCAGCAGTCGCAGGCGGCACAGTTTACGTTAGCTGTTCCTACAACGTTTATGCTCTTAATGCTTCAACAGGCGCTAAAATATGGAACTATACTTTCCCCAAACAAGCCAACTCCATTTCTACGTATCCCGCTATCGCAAACGGCACAATCTACGTTGATACAGGGTACTCACTTTATGCCTTCGGCTCTCCCCCTTCATCTCCCACCTCAACGCCTTCGCCGTCACCGACTATTCCCGAGCTTTCACAATTTTCAGGAATTGTTCTTGCTGCGGTAGTGTTCATGACTATGTTATTTTCAGTCTGGAAAAAACAACTAAGAACGGTTAATAACTCAAATTGTAATGAAGAGTCGAGTATTCAAAAATGCTGTTAA